From Pan troglodytes isolate AG18354 chromosome 11, NHGRI_mPanTro3-v2.0_pri, whole genome shotgun sequence, the proteins below share one genomic window:
- the HRCT1 gene encoding histidine-rich carboxyl terminus protein 1, translated as MLGLLGSTALVGWITGAAVAVLLLLLLLATCLFHGRQDCDVERNRTAAGGNRVRRAQPWPFRRRGHLGIFHHHRHPGHVSHVPNVGLHHHHHPRHTPHHLHHHHHHHHPHRHHPRHAR; from the coding sequence ATGCTGGGCCTCCTGGGGAGCACGGCCCTCGTGGGATGGATCACAGGTGCTGCTGTGGcggtcctgctgctgctgctgctgctggccacctGCCTTTTCCACGGACGGCAGGACTGTGACGTGGAGAGGAACCGTACAGCTGCAGGGGGAAACCGAGTCCGCCGGGCCCAGCCTTGGCCCTTCCGGCGGCGGGGCCACCTGGGAATCTTTCACCATCACCGTCATCCTGGCCACGTATCTCATGTGCCGAATGTgggcctccaccaccaccaccacccccgccaCACccctcaccacctccaccaccaccaccaccaccaccacccccaccgcCACCATCCCCGCCACGCTCGCTGA
- the SPAAR gene encoding small regulatory polypeptide of amino acid response has protein sequence MGAKAPRGPKVAQWAMETAVIGVVVVLFVVTVAITCVLCCFSCDSRSQDPQGGPGRSFTVATFRQEASLFSGPVRHAQPVPSAQDFWTFM, from the coding sequence ATGGGAGCGAAGGCTCCGAGAGGACCTAAGGTTGCTCAGTGGGCCATGGAAACGGCAGTgattggggtggtggtggtgctgttCGTGGTGACTGTGGCCATCACCTGCGTCCTCTGCTGCTTCAGCTGTGACTCAAGGTCCCAGGATCCTCAGGGGGGTCCTGGCCGCAGCTTCACGGTGGCCACGTTTCGCCAGGAAGCTTCTCTCTTCTCGGGGCCTGTTCGCCATGCCCAGCCAGTGCCAAGTGCCCAGGACTTCTGGACCTTCATGTGA